From the Candida dubliniensis CD36 chromosome 2, complete sequence genome, the window AAAATCAGTGGTCAAACAAAATCTGTGGTCAAAGAATAtgtgtggtcaaagaaaaaatcagtGCTCATAGAAAAAATCTgcggtcaaagaaaatgtgtggtcaaagaaaaatcagcgctcaaagaaaaatgtgTGGTCAAAAATCTGCGGTCAAACAAAATGTGTGCTCAAAGAAAACCTGTGCTCAAAAAATATGTGCGGTCAAACCTGTGGTCAAAAAATCAGTGCCCTTCAAATCTGCGCTCTTTGGCGCTACCCAAAATGTGGTCAAccagagaaaaaaaatgtggtCAAAACTCGGCGCTACCTAAAAACatgtggtcaaagaaaatcattaataacaTGCCTCACAAACAAGGTGCAATTAtggtttgtttttcaacCACAAATTCATTGACCTAGCTAGCACTCTACCAGCTATCAATTCACCACCTCTTGTACTGCTCTTCCTGTGCTTTTCcaaaaacaaccaaaaatcactgtttttcaaaaaattttgatttttcgGGTCGTGCGcgcaaaaaaatcattttttctCCTGCCCTTGAATTTTTAACCTTTTTCTGATCAAGAACAGATCTGTGTATATTAAAGTTATAAACCTAAAAACTATATAGTTTACCTCCCTGGGTTCTGTAGATTCATATGGTACCTTTACTTTTGCGCTACCACCAAAATTGGGCAAATTATAAGTGCTAACAAACATGTGGTCAAGAAATGTggtcaagaaaaaaacatgTGGTCAAGCTAACAAACTTTGTTAGCACATGTGGTCAAAAATGCGCGGGTAGCGGTAGATGGACAAAGCAATGTTGTATATTGCTAAAGAAGACAACTGCAGGGTCAATGAAATGAATGATGAAACCTACAGGGTCGAATACCACGACATAGTTCAAGAATCCAACGAATTATTTCCAAAACTCGACACTCAAACGGTTGTCGAACactttattaaaaaatacCCAATGATTGAAACCGAAAAAGGACCAATCAAATTAACTATCCAAAACATTCAACATGATAATATAGGTATTTTCCGTTTAAGTCACGGAGTTCCAGACTGGCAAGTAGAAAGATACattgaatcatttttcaacaacaaaagcaaaaagTGGAGATCAACATTAAAGCTGAGAGCCAATATACCAGTTAAAGGAGGGGAGGATATAGACTTTACAGTCTTGAAAAGTTGCAAAAACGAAGCAGTTAAAGGAAGTACTAAGTCAAGATACGGGGAGACCACCGCATCATTCTTTATGATTGGTTGGTCAGGGAACCGGATGCCAAAAAAGACAAGGTACTTTTGGAAAACCAGGAGATTAGACCTTGCCTCTACGGCTAAATTCTGCACCACTTGTCGTACGTTAGGTCACACAAGATGGACATGCACCTATGGAAACCACTGCTTCCGTTGCAATGAGAACTCTCACTCCACTGGTGGCCACTTTGCCTACATGGAGGCACAAGAGGCCAAGGTAGCAAAGACCACCGGTTATACACTCATatcaaaaaacaaaaaaaagaggagGGTCCAGATCCCTGGATACCCACCAAAAAACTCACCAGCCAATCAAGGCCAAACTATTTCAACCAATCAAGGGACTACTAAAAACTTACCAGCCGACCAAGGCCCAACTACTCCAGCCGAACAAGGCAAAACTACTTCAGCCGAACCTGGAAAGGTTCAAAACACAAGTGCAATCACTGCCCCAACAGAACCTGTCTCCCAAGATGGTGTTCAAACTCCCAGTGAAAACACTGACCCATTTAAAACTGTTGTTACAAACTGGGTTCCAACCATCAGGGAACACACTGAACCGGTCGTTGAAGGCCTtaacaaaataaactaCACCAACAACTCCACTGTCACCACACCAAAACCAGTAAAACCATTGGAAAGTGTGTGGATGAACGAAACCTCTAAGGAGGATGAGGAGATAACTATCTtggaagaaagaaaagtcCCAAGAATAAGAAAACCAGCACAAAACCCGGTATCCATGTCTtctgaagaagatgatgaaaatgatgcTGATTATACTGATGAAACCATGGATGAAGTTTCTGAACAAGATTCAGAAGATGATAACATGGAAACAGAAGACTACCAAGATGGAATTACTAATGTTGATGTACCAGAAGAAACAATCAACCAATTTATTCAGATTAAAAATGAGAGTCAGTACTGAGTACGTCAACGTCGGGTCATTCAACTGTGAAAAGACCCAAAATGTATTAGCTCCACAAGAactaattgaaaaatatgaCATTCTATTCCTccaagaattgaatgagtcaaatataaaaataatcaaaaaacTTAACTTACCAACAACCTTGATATTTTCTGAAAAAACCGGAATTATCATACACCACAAAATCAACGGACTTATCAAAGTCCACAAACAACATGTGATTGATATAGGAATTCAACTACCTCCTTATCTCAGTGATGCATTGGTTACGatcaataaaaagaaatatcacTTGATCAATACCTACTACCCAATCGCagacaaatcaaaacaacaaaaggCACTTACAACATGCCTATCCGAAAATTTAACGAAAGATAAACCCATTATATGGGGTGGGGATTTTAACCACATTCTCTCGAAAACTCTAGATAGGAGTTACGAGGGTGCAGACAAACCGGGAGAGGCTGGTTCGAGGAAACTATCATTAGAACTCTACCATCAACTCCAACTCAAGGATGTCTTCAGGTCACTATTCCCAACACAAAAAAACCACAAGAATAATAACCCTCATAACAACAGGAGAATTGACAGGTTTCACATCAGTGAAACAATCGATGTGGGGGAATTCcaccaagaaaaattaacaacaatcaaatccACACATGACCTTATTGCAATCACAGTTAAAATAAGCAATAAACCAATTATTGACATGGGAAGACCTAGGTTTATCATCAGAGACAACCTTATGGAAAACCCATTGTTCATTAAGGacattatcaaaaataaaccaaagaattggaaacaacttaaacaaacaattgcaaaactaaccaaaaccaaacgATACAAGAAAGTGGAGAAAGAATTAGACTCGGACACCTTTGATGACTTAAGAGTCAGATTCGACGGcaaaaccaaaccaaaaaataaGGCAATACTTAAAATGGAAGACGTGGATGGCTCTATAGCCGAAACCACTGACGaaattctaataattgCCAAGCATTTCATGGAAACATTGTACAAAAAATCTCCAAACATACCCAACAACATCACCcattatttaaaagaatttacAACCAAAGTAACCAACGACGAAAGAGCCAAGTTAGATGCTCCCATCAcattgaatgaattaacAGATGAACTAACAGGAAAATCCGCCTCTTCTGCTCCAGGGGAGGATGGATTCAATTTCCGGTTTATCAAGATATGCTGGGATGTGATTGGACCCATCTTGGTCAACGTAAGTgaagaaattcaaaatagTGGAAAACTCCCCCAGGAGTTACaaaacatcatcatcaacctCATTCCCAAAAAAGGTAAATCAAACCACATAAACAATACCAGACCCATAAGTATAATAGATTGTGCCATCAGATTAATTAGCCTGGTCTATAATAGTAGGTTTCAGAAAATTCTCACAAATTATATCAGTCCAAACCAACACGGATTTTTATCCGGCAGGACAATCAGCGATGCTTCTCAGAAAATCCAATTGGTAATAGATGAAATGAACAAacacaaaagaaaaattagtGGGCCGGGGGCAATCCTCGTGGATATGGCAAAAGCCTTTGCTTCATTGGACCACCTGTATCTCAAGCAGGTACTCAAAAAGTTCAATTTGGGACCGAGGACAATACTGTTTTGCATGGCCATAACAAGTGGACATAAGGGACAAGTCCTGGTGAATAACAAGACTTCTGAAGAATTCAAGTTGGACAGAGGGGTAAGACAGGGAAATCCATTGTCACCTCTTTTGTTTATACTTGCTTTAGAacctttgttttttcagTTGAACCGGAGAATCCAAGGGATCCACATGGGGAAAAAGTCGCGGGTCACTCGGAGACACATTCTCTAATAAACGCCTTACTGGCGCAGTCTAATCTATTCAACATAGCAGGCCATTGGCTTGCTCCAATGTTCTTCACGTATGTTACCATGTTTTCCAACTCCTCCAACTCACGGTCGGTATCTGCATGGGGCTccatttctatttcttttttgctttGGCCAACTGGTGGCCGTACGTGCCCGTCTTGGTACTCCCCTTCTTCGGTGGTGGCGGTGGCAGCTCGTCTGCAAGATGCACCAACTTCTCTGCCATGGTCGGCGGGTTGGTTGTCATGATTAAAAACGAAACTTAAACTCTCTGAATGCAATAATATGAAGACGCTAGTGTTTTATAAACGAGCCTTCAGGGTGTACTTGTATGTAAGAACTGAACGCAAAGGACCCACTTGCTTTCGATGGTATATTGCCAATATTTGTAATAACATCCTccattgttgaaaatgataaatttgggataacaataataagtTGTCTTGgtagtttctttttgagAGGTGTTTGGCCCCCAACTGGGCCCCCTTCTGGTGAAGAGTAGTTGTTGTGTagaatgaaaattttttttttttggttgttcgttttttctttttgtattgCCTGGTAAGTGCACACACCAATTAACCAAACCGTACGGATGCCCCAgcttattgaaaattggggGTGCTTGTCACCCCCTCGGGATGTTGTACGGATGAAGACTGGTACGGATGCTACACAGCTACGGATGTCTAACTTGTACGGATGCAATCCAGGTGTAGAGAGAACTTGAACGGATGCAATTCAGGGTTGAGAAAACCTTTAGAGTAGTCAGTTTGAGTATATTTGTTGTAGCTTCACATGCCAACCAAAAACGCTATTGTAATTTCTAGATTGATATACGAGCCAGATATAGTTGTTTATTCTCTAGGTTTATAGACAGGCCAAGTAGAGCTGTTTGTTTTGAGTTAGAGAATAATCAACTAGAATTGTTCGTTTTTAAGATTGATATCTAAATCAAATACAGTTGATTGCTTGTTGTTTCCTTTCAAATAGACCTGTTTGCTTTTAATCGATTACAGTAGATTTCATTTAACTTctaatcaattgatctGTTCCATATTTGTTAAGATCAAAACTCatttttgaacaatttatcTCTGTATTTTCGATCCTGTTTCTCACAAAATATCCCCAAAATGAACCTTATCCCCATTCGATGAGTAAACTCCTTATCCTTTGCTCGTAACTTAACCGTTGCACTTCTCGATAAACATAATGGCAGCTCTACCAGCACTGGCTTCTCCTGCTCTAAGATCACCCTTATCATCACCTCATCGTGACTAACCTCCATCATATTTATTGCCATCCTTCACAAGCTTGTATTTTAAACTCAACCTCAAAACTTAACTGGATAGCCACATACCTGCCCTTTATTTCCATCTTCTCAAGAACGGCCTTAGGAATATAAGTTTCGATGTGTCCCGTTGAGCGCATAAGCCTCAACACTCTCCATATCGATCAGGTACAAGTCTTGCATCACATCTCCCATCTCCACAAACACGTAAAACTATCCTCAAACTTAATAGGGCTGCCCATGTAACCGTGCTGGCCAATCAAGTACAACGCAAACTCTATTCACATTAAACGTATAATTCGAGGATATCGTGATCCCACCTCCCTATTGATACTCTGGGTGATATCCCACAAGTGCCCAATATGGGTAGTGGACACACCAAACGACTCCTCAACATGATCCGGCACTATTGACTTTGCCATTCCAACATGTGTGCTTTCTATTCCAGTTGTTTTCGATCAATTGTGTTGaaatgatgaaatattttttttgggttaATCATAGGTCGTGCACTATTTCTAAAACGTATGTCTAATCCAAATCAAGTTATTCTCCCATGGGGGTGCTTGTCACCCCCATGTTGCGGATGTAGGATGTTCTACGGATGCTGGTTCTACAGATGATTGCCTGTACCGATGCAACACAGCAACGAATGCTTTTTACAATTTGCGTTAGATTAATTAGAGGGCTTGGTAGTCATTATGCAGCAACATAGTCGTCTAATGAGAGCACCTAGATGGTACAGTTTACCGTAACTAGATATTAACATGTTTTGGATCAACCAACGGGCTAATCTTTGATATACTTGTAGATTAGTTTGTCTGCGTGTTTTTCGGTGAACTTTCACTACAAAataacccaaaaaaaaaaaacgaacAACCTTTAGCAATCGCCCATCTCTTTGGTAATATACAGAGACAGCCGCTGTGATCTCATTACACCCCCTTCATCGAACACTCTTTGTAATCTTTTCATCTGTCTGTgtggtaaaaaaaatacttgttgagtaaaaaaattaccCTTTCGGGCCAATGATCTAGCCGAGGATCGAACTCGAGACCTTTTCCGTGTGAAGGAAACGTGATACCGCTACACCACTAAACCATTTTTCGACATTCAAATTTGCGTGGTTAACCACACTATACAAAACCTATTGACAGAGTCAAAACCGAAAATTACACCCCAAAATCACCAAACTTGCTGCAACACCACAATATACACTGGCGAACACTGCCCGCCAATCGACGCATTATACAACTTGTACAACCCATTGGTGCCAGCCTGACAGTGCCAGAATTGAGTATCCCCATTAAGTGCAAGCAACAGTTTGCCATTCCACGAAACAATCGACCAACCTTTATTAAACAACGCATCTGGCTGCGATggcaaatcaaattgaaactgGTGGTTGGCAACAATCTCTCCAATAGCTCCTCTCTGATTACGTAACACCCCCGAGGTAAGCACAATGTATTGTGGCGACTTTCTAACCTTGCAATATGCAGCCAGCTCACAGTTCCCACACGGATCGGGTGTTTGGTACGTGCTATTCCCAGTCAAACATTGCACGGTGGTGTTTCCATGAAATAACTGGCCATCACCAATCTCAAACACCTTATAGATAGAGTTACCTGTCTCCACACCCAAACTAAACCGATACCCAACACTATCAACCTCATTCTTAACCAATCCACCTCTGACAAGCACAAACAAGCAAACTAAAACTAAGAAGATCATTGCTgggcaaaaaaaaaaaaaaaaataaaaattacaTGGATACATCCCCCCTTTATATATACatctccttttttttttttttgcaaccaaTTGTTTACATTTTCTATACTCTATACTCGCTCATTAATAAACTTTGCCACTAAATTATATGCAAACTTATCCGTGAAATCCCCCTCAATTGCTCTCTGCGCCCCGTGTTTGCTAACATAATCCAAGCTCTCAACATAAACCAACCCAGCATGTATCCCACCGGGCTCAGTATAATACTCAACACTGCCCTTGATAATCTCGTAAAAGTCGTCAACCCCATCACGCAACACCTCTCTCTCTCCTACAATCATTAACGTATTGCCGTTGTTCAACGCAGCCACCTCCTTCCAGTGCTCGGCCCATGTCGTATTCGTAAACGTCAAGAAATTGTTAATCACCAGCTTATCGTTATCACCGGCATACAACTCTCCCATGGTAGTATCTTGTGCACCCAAATCGCCCCACACGTCACACCCGTGTCTTGGCGGAAGTTTGGGCTCGGTACATGGTTGCACCCACGGCGAAACTAATATCAACGTCTCCGGTTGCGGCAAGTCGCCAACACTAAACCCAACCTTAAACCCATGGCGGGCCAACTGGTCTTCCACTTCCTCAGGATACGCAATGGCTCGTGCTAAACTCAACGACATGTGGGCTCCAGCAGAGTCGCCCAACAACATAATCTCCTTATACCCCTGAGCCACCAAATTGTGATACGTAACTAAATGCTCATACAACTGTGTCGGGTACACAGAATCAAACATCGTCAACGAATAgtccaccaccaaaatcGACGTCTTCTCTGCAGCACGATCATCCAACGCATAGTGCAACGCagcaacaaaaacaaactgCGACTCAAACATGTTCAACAAGTACCCACCACCatgaatataaatcaacACCTTGGCATTTGGGTCCTCCGACTTGTGGATCCAAAAACTATACTCATCAAACTTCTCCCCAAAATGGTTCAACGCCAAAGCCAACGGGTGTTTCTTAAACTTGGCAATGACCCTCTCAATGGGCTGGTACACCACCGCCTTGATATTCTGTTTCTTATAGTTGCCCGAAACATGGTACTGCACCGACAACAACACATTCTTCCACAACGACCCCTGGAACTCCCGATTGGTACGCGAATACACCGTCCCAACAGTATAATACTGCAACACCGTCTTGGTCACAGTATATGGCAAAGTAACCAACTTAAGAAAAAAGTCAATCGTAATCATGGTTGGAAAAGAGCCACCAGattaacttttttttttttttttttttttttttttttttttcttgtcgATTGTTTATTTTCGGCACTACACGACGACTACAACTTAAACCTATTTGAGCTCTGCACTCCCCCATCCTTCTTAAGATTACCTCTAACATCTCTCATCTCACCCTTGTGGCCAATCACCGTAACATTCTTTGCACTGGCCAACGTATCCACAACACTATCCTTCTTCTGGCGCTTGGCATCGTTAAACACCTTGGCcttctttctcttcttgGCCCGTCTCAACCTCTGTTTATCGTCACGACTCAACTCATCCTTCGAATACGACAACCCCGACTTTAACTGCACTTCTTTACCCTTATCATCACCAATCTTATATATCTCTTGTGGCGCCAACCTCGCTTCACTAGATACATGCAACGGCTGTGCATCTTCCATGCTAACCACTGGACTGACCTTAATATCGATGGTCTTGGCCTGATGCGGTTTAGGAATAAAGTGCGCCGAGCACAATGCATCAAGCTTATGAGTCACCTTGGTAAACAATTCGCTAATCTCGTCATGCTGTTTCTTCACCTCTTCGTTGATCGATTCCTGCTGCGcatcaacattattatACTCATCCTCATACAACTCAGCTAATGATTTGGACGATTTCTGCTCTGAAACCTCAGCTTTGGGCGCTTTGTGGAATTTCGAAATGTCGGTTATTATACGTCTGGGCAAATCATTAAACTCGTCCTCCTTAATACGTTTACGAATAAGGTCTTCCAACGTCTGGGTCGACTCCTCGGTTATTACTGGAACAGGTTTGGCAGTACGGTCAAATGCAATCTCGGTCTCCTCCAACAAAGATTCTTGGGGTCTCTCATTAGACGTAATCTCACCCTTCATTGTCCATTTCTTATCTGCAACCAATTCAGCTTCCAACTTGGCAATCTCAGCTTGGATcgatttttgttgtttctcAAATGACGACAAGCTCTCTGCTGGTTGCTCATCTTCAGCAAACAAATCTAGCATGGCCGAGTTCACTGCATTATCATAATCCTCCTCCTCAAACTCTTTTTCCTCTTTGGCCGGTTTGAACTTCCCGGGCTTGTCGTAAAAATCATTGTAGTAATCCATCTCTTCCTCATCGTCTTCACTCAAACTATCAAAGTAGTCTATCTCGTCATCGCCATTATCCCTTTCCATTGCCAATACttgtttgttgaattgGTCAATATCGAAAAACCCATCATTCAAACCAAATGCATCTTTCTGGATAGGGTCAGTCAATGTTTCTGTCTCCGATTCTGGCTCTTCTGGGATTTCTTCTGATTCCTCTTCAAGTTCTTCTTCGGATTGTTGGTGCGgttcatcttcttctggtTCAGattctttctcttcttcAAGGTCTTCCAGTTGCccttcttcctcttccaGTTGCccttcttcctcttctgGTTTTTCTACCACTCTATTTATCTCCAGCATTACCCCTAGCAACTCCTCTCCTACCCCATCGAGAAccatttttgtttgtcCAAAAACCTGCGATGAGTCTAACCCATCTACATATATCTCATCCAACACAGAATACTTCTTCGCCAAAGGGTCTATAAACGACTTGACAAGCTTATTAAAAAACTCCCCATTGCTCTTTCTTAAACTAAAGATCTCATACGGTCTGTCGTATATCCTCTCAAGCGTATCTTCTCTCATGGTGCTACAAAGAaagcaaatttttttattgcgatggaaatttttttttttttttttttttttttttctacttGGGTATAAAATACAAAATCTGTACAGCACTAGCATTCACTAACAAGCTCTTCTTGCCAGGCTGCGACGGATCGTCGTTGCAATAGACCGACTTGTCCTCATCAAAACCACCTCTAAACAGTTTACTATACTGGTCAAACGTAGAGCGTGTAGACTTTGAAATCAGAGTAAAGTACAACCCCTCATCCTTAGGATCTTGCAAGTACTCGTAAATATAATTCCCTTGCTTCACCACCTCATCCTTATACTCCCCAAACTGGTCACTCAACTCAAACGCATCAGCAAATCCAGCAAACAATAAATGGACATACTCTAACTTATTATTCCAGTGCCCATTGCCGTCATAAAAAGCACCACCAGAGTTCGTTGCCGCCAGCGCCAACTCCAGCGCCTTATCCAACATATCCGGGTCCCCCCTATACTTGTGCAAATACACAAGAGTGCTGATTGAACACCCCACAGTATATGTCAACTTCCCCTTATCGATCTGGCTCAAATCATTCTTATCTGTCCCATCGTAAAACAACTTATCCTTGGGATCCTGCAAATTCTTAAACATAAACTCCATACAATCAGTTgcaaaatcaatcaacGATTGGTCATGGGTTATATCGTATAATCTGACTGCAGCCAAAGCAGCCTCCGCAGTTGAAATCGACGCAATGTAGTTTTTATCTTTCCTCCAAATAATCCCACCATTAGGACCCTGTTGAGTCTGAATATAAGATATAATGTCCTGGGCATACCCCAAATACTTCTTCTTGCCCGTCATCTTATACGCATCAATAAACACCCAAGCAAGCTGGGCATTGTCATCGGAATAAACCTCAGCAGTCTCGTTGGGTGACGCCAGAAACGCTTTCGTGTTCGAATCATAGTAATCCATTACTCTGTCTAACGTAACTTCAAGACCAGAAACATCGCCTGTCTTAATTATTGCCTCCCCTAACACAGCCATCGTCCACAAAACAGGTAACGCATATCCATCATTACAGATCGAGTCTTTATCGTTCCACTTGCCATCTTGCGAAACCCAAAACCGTTGCCAAACTTTAGCCATGGTGTCATAGTATGAGTTGACAGTGACCAGTGGAGAACTTGCACTGGGCGAGACAGACGTCTCAACCAAACTAGGTGCTAAACTCTTGGTGGGGCTTGCCATTCCCCCAGATGTCTGTGTTCCCACTCCCGTATAAACCTTCGTGACAGTAACTACCTCGACTGGGGCAGTAACTACCATAACACGCACAGCTGGTGCACTCAAACACAATGGTATCAACAcc encodes:
- a CDS encoding esterase/lipase, putative, whose amino-acid sequence is MITIDFFLKLVTLPYTVTKTVLQYYTVGTVYSRTNREFQGSLWKNVLLSVQYHVSGNYKKQNIKAVVYQPIERVIAKFKKHPLALALNHFGEKFDEYSFWIHKSEDPNAKVLIYIHGGGYLLNMFESQFVFVAALHYALDDRAAEKTSILVVDYSLTMFDSVYPTQLYEHLVTYHNLVAQGYKEIMLLGDSAGAHMSLSLARAIAYPEEVEDQLARHGFKVGFSVGDLPQPETLILVSPWVQPCTEPKLPPRHGCDVWGDLGAQDTTMGELYAGDNDKSVINNFLTFTNTTWAEHWKEVAALNNGNTLMIVGEREVLRDGVDDFYEIIKGSVEYYTEPGGIHAGLVYVESLDYVSKHGAQRAIEGDFTDKFAYNLVAKFINERV
- a CDS encoding U3 small nucleolar ribonucleoprotein protein, putative (involved in 18S rRNA production;~Similar to S. cerevisiae MPP10), which produces MREDTLERIYDRPYEIFSLRKSNGEFFNKLVKSFIDPLAKKYSVLDEIYVDGLDSSQVFGQTKMVLDGVGEELLGVMSEINRVVEKPEEEEGQSEEEEGQSEDLEEEKESEPEEDEPHQQSEEELEEESEEIPEEPESETETLTDPIQKDAFGLNDGFFDIDQFNKQVLAMERDNGDDEIDYFDSLSEDDEEEMDYYNDFYDKPGKFKPAKEEKEFEEEDYDNAVNSAMLDLFAEDEQPAESLSSFEKQQKSIQAEIAKLEAELVADKKWTMKGEITSNERPQESLLEETEIAFDRTAKPVPVITEESTQTLEDLIRKRIKEDEFNDLPRRIITDISKFHKAPKAEVSEQKSSKSLAELYEDEYNNVDAQQESINEEVKKQHDEISELFTKVTHKLDALCSAHFIPKPHQAKTIDIKVSPVVSMEDAQPLHVSSEARLAPQEIYKIGDDKGKEVQLKSGLSYSKDELSRDDKQRLRRAKKRKKAKVFNDAKRQKKDSVVDTLASAKNVTVIGHKGEMRDVRGNLKKDGGVQSSNRFKL
- a CDS encoding polyprotein of l1-like non-ltr retrotransposon zorro 1 (frameshifted), probable (transposable element); this encodes MDKAMLYIAKEDNCRVNEMNDETYRVEYHDIVQESNELFPKLDTQTVVEHFIKKYPMIETEKGPIKLTIQNIQHDNIGIFRLSHGVPDWQVERYIESFFNNKSKKWRSTLKSRANIPVKGGEDIDFTVLKSCKNEAVKGSTKSRYGETTASFFMIGWSGNRMPKKTRYFWKTRRLDLASTAKFCTTCRTLGHTRWTCTYGNHCFRCNENSHSTGGHFAYMEAQEAKVAKTTGYTLISKNKKKRRVQIPGYPPKNSPANQGQTISTNQGTTKNLPADQGPTTPAEQGKTTSAEPGKVQNTSAITAPTEPVSQDGVQTPSENTDPFKTVVTNWVPTIREHTEPVVEGLNKINYTNNSTVTTPKPVKPLESVWMNETSKEDEEITILEERKVPRIRKPAQNPVSMSSEEDDENDADYTDETMDEVSEQDSEDDNMETEDYQDGITNVDVPEETINQFIQIKNESQYEYVNVGSFNCEKTQNVLAPQELIEKYDILFLQELNESNIKIIKKLNLPTTLIFSEKTGIIIHHKINGLIKVHKQHVIDIGIQLPPYLSDALVTINKKKYHLINTYYPIADKSKQQKALTTCLSENLTKDKPIIWGGDFNHILSKTLDRSYEGADKPGEAGSRKLSLELYHQLQLKDVFRSLFPTQKNHKNNNPHNNRRIDRFHISETIDVGEFHQEKLTTIKSTHDLIAITVKISNKPIIDMGRPRFIIRDNLMENPLFIKDIIKNKPKNWKQLKQTIAKLTKTKRYKKVEKELDSDTFDDLRVRFDGKTKPKNKAILKMEDVDGSIAETTDEILIIAKHFMETLYKKSPNIPNNITHYLKEFTTKVTNDERAKLDAPITLNELTDELTGKSASSAPGEDGFNFRFIKICWDVIGPILVNVSEEIQNSGKLPQELQNIIINLIPKKGKSNHINNTRPISIIDCAIRLISSVYNSRFQKILTNYISPNQHGFLSGRTISDASQKIQLVIDEMNKHKRKISGPGAILVDMAKAFASLDHSYLKQVLKKFNLGPRTISFCMAITSGHKGQVSVNNKTSEEFKLDRGVRQGNPLSPLLFILALEPLFFQLNRRIQGIHMGKKSRVTRRHIL
- a CDS encoding alpha-1,6-mannanase, putative — protein: MYRLFKILVLIPLCLSAPAVRVMVVTAPVEVVTVTKVYTGVGTQTSGGMASPTKSLAPSLVETSVSPSASSPSVTVNSYYDTMAKVWQRFWVSQDGKWNDKDSICNDGYALPVLWTMAVLGEAIIKTGDVSGLEVTLDRVMDYYDSNTKAFSASPNETAEVYSDDNAQLAWVFIDAYKMTGKKKYLGYAQDIISYIQTQQGPNGGIIWRKDKNYIASISTAEAALAAVRLYDITHDQSLIDFATDCMEFMFKNLQDPKDKLFYDGTDKNDLSQIDKGKLTYTVGCSISTLVYLHKYRGDPDMLDKASELASAATNSGGAFYDGNGHWNNKLEYVHLLFAGFADAFELSDQFGEYKDEVVKQGNYIYEYLQDPKDEGLYFTSISKSTRSTFDQYSKSFRGGFDEDKSVYCNDDPSQPGKKSLLVNASAVQILYFIPK